The sequence below is a genomic window from Salinispira pacifica.
GTGACAGGGAATGACGATGGGAACGGGATTGATGCCTACAGCCCTTCCGACGGCCTGGGCTGCGAATTTTCTTCCCACTTTCTGGGCCACCTCACCATAGGTCATGGTGCTTCCGAACGGGATCTTCTGAACCCGGGACCACACATCCATCTGAAAATCTGTACCTTCCAGCACCACATCCAGCTCGAAATGATGCAGCCTTCCCTGAAAATATTCTTCAAGCTGATATGCAAGTTCACCGCAGGCATAGCGGTTCTCTTCCACACGAAAATCAGATAAATCATCATGCACAGGAGTGTAGCTGATACGCAGAACTGCACCGTCCCTGTCCACCGCCAGGTAGAGCGGGCCGATGGGACTTTTCATGCTGTGGGTGAATACAGTGGCAGACACATTATTCGGGTTCATTATTCATATTATACGAAGCCGGAAGCCGGCTGTCCAAGGGAGAAGGGGGCGTGACAGTTAAAACTTCAGGTGCAGTCCGGTAAACCCAGGCGAAAATATCAGCCTCGAGACATCCGGTGAGTAGCTGCCGTACTCATAGGCATTCAGAGAAAAACTGCCTTCAAGAGTTAATGCCATTCCGAAGCTGGAGAGTACCAGCCCTGTGTAGAACGGAATATAATGGAGCCGCTGAGCTCTGCGGAGCTCCGCTTTGGCATCCTCCAAATCATCGATGCTTCCGCTGCCCTCAAATGATTCGTATGCCGCCAGCGCTTCATTCAGTGGTTTCCGGTTTACGGCCCCCCAAACGGTGACTCCTCCCCCCGCAATACTCATGATGAGTCCGGCTATCATTTTCTGTTCACCGCTGAGCACCTGGCCGGAGTCCTGCTCATCAGTCTGAAGCGGGGAAGGAACAGGTTCTCCCTGAAGTGCCGGCGGGGCGACGAGAAGCAGCATCATTAGTACGGCCAGTGCGGGGCGTATCATTGTGAAATATCCTCCAGCGTAATTTCCGGAAACGGTGATTCCCACTGCCAGCCGGTTTTTCCTTCCCGGCGGTAATGTTCCACCCTCCGAATACTAATTTCGGCAAAAATCGGGTCTATATCAAGGGTGATGCAGCGCCTTTCCAGTCTCTCCGATGCAAGAAGTGTGGTTCCGGCATGGGAAAAGCTGTCAATCACCGTATCATCCGCATTGCTGCTGCTGAGTATAACCCGTTCCATGGCCTGTAACGGCTTTTGAGCATAGGCTCCCGGTACATTTTCCTCCAGCCGGTAAAACACCTGCTGAAGATCTACCCAGACATTACCCGGACGGATGTTCTCATTTCTGCTTCGCTGTTCATTGCTGCGCTGATTCCGGTAATAGCCCTTCAGAATTCGGGGGATCTGA
It includes:
- a CDS encoding methylated-DNA--[protein]-cysteine S-methyltransferase; the protein is MNPNNVSATVFTHSMKSPIGPLYLAVDRDGAVLRISYTPVHDDLSDFRVEENRYACGELAYQLEEYFQGRLHHFELDVVLEGTDFQMDVWSRVQKIPFGSTMTYGEVAQKVGRKFAAQAVGRAVGINPVPIVIPCHRVVPKSGGLGEYSLSRLDAVRGREIKEFLLELEGVHTGEG